GATCGAGATACTGGAAACCGGTATCAAGGTCATCGACCTGATCATGCCCATTGCCAAGGGCGGTAAGATCGGACTGTTTGGCGGCGCGGGTGTGGGCAAGACCGTCACCCTGATGGAACTGATCCGTAACATCGCCATCGAGCACAGCGGGTTCTCGGTGTTCGCAGGTGTCGGAGAGCGAACCCGTGAGGGTAACGACTTCTACCACGAGATGAAGGAGTCCAACGTTCTCGACAAGGTGGCGCTGGTCTACGGGCAGATGAACGAACCCCCCGGCAACCGGCTTCGTGTGGCGCTGACGGGCCTGACCATCGCGGAGAATTTTCGTGACGAAGGGCGAGACGTGCTGATGTTCATCGATAACATCTACCGTTACACCCTGGCGGGAACGGAAGTGTCCGCACTTCTCGGTCGCATGCCGTCGGCGGTGGGTTACCAGCCGACCCTGGCTGCGGAAATGGGTGTGCTGCAGGAACGCATCGCATCGACCCGTACCGGATCGATCACCTCGTTCCAGGCGGTCTACGTCCCGGCGGACGATCTGACCGACCCCTCCCCCGCGACGACCTTCGCGCATCTGGATGCCACACTCGTCCTCTCCCGCCAGATCGCGGAACTCGGTATCTATCCCGCGGTGGATCCACTCGACTCGACCAGCCGGCAGCTTGATCCGCTGGTCGTCGGGCAGGAACATTACGACACCGCCCGGGCGGTTCAGGGCACCCTGCAGCGATACAAGGAACTGAAGGACATCATTGCCATCCTCGGCATGGACGAGTTGTCCGAAGAGGACAAACTGGTCGTTGCCCGTGCCCGCAAGATCCAGCGTTTCCTCTCGCAGCCGTTCTTTGTCGCCGAGGTCTTCACGGGTTCGCCCGGCAAGTACGCCACACTGAAAGACACCATTCGGGGCTTCCAGGGCATCGTGAACGGAGAGTATGATCATCTGCCCGAGCAGGCCTTTTACATGGTCGGGGGTATCGAAGAGGCCGTCGAGAAGGGCGAGAACCTCTGACGATCAGGTTAGGCGCTCTGTCAAATGACATACCATTCTGCTTGTCTTTTCGTCCGTCCTCCGTGTTGCGACAACCGTTCCATAGTTCGACTATGCACCTGTTGTCGCGCCTTGATGACGAACGATCCCGGCGCGGCGCTGTCCCTGCTTTGCTTGGGCACCGGTCTTGGGCTTCCTGCCCAAGCCGTTCACTGCTTCGCAGCTCACCCGGCGCGATCGGGTATGCCATTTTCCGTCAATCGCCTTAGGGCTGGATAGCTGGTAAGAATTATGGCGATCACGATGCATTGCGATATTGTCAGTGCCGAAGAAGAGATCTTTTCCGGAACGGTCGAGATGGTCTTCGCGCCTGCGGAGATGGGGGAGGTCGGCATCATGCCGCGTCACACTCCCCTGATAAGCCGCCTGAGACCCGGCGAGGTGCGAGTCCAGATCGACGGGAAGGAAGATGCTTTTTTCTACGTCTCAGGCGGAATGCTCGAGGTCCAGCCGCATATCGTGACCATCCTGGCCGATACCGCCATCCGCGCTCGTGACCTCGACGAGGCCAAGGCGATGGAGGCCAAGCAGCATGCCGAAGACATCCTGGCCAGCAAGCAGACCGAATTCGAGGAGGCGAAGGCCCTGGCAGAACTGGTCGAAGCGGCGGCGCAGCTCAGGATGCTGCAGAAGGTCCGTGCAATGCGGAAATAGCCAGCGGAATCCCCTTACCGTTTTCAACGACGATACCGTTCCGGCAGCTCTGCTGCGAGCCATGCCGGGGTCCGTCAGTGACAACCCCGATTTCTTCCCGACCAAGGTTTTACCGCCTTACGCGCCGCCCGGCGTACCGTAGATAATCGATGGCAACCACGTCGCCAGTCCCGGCCATGCCGCCAGCAGCAGTAACGCAAGAATCTGAATCGCGATAAATGGTATGACGCCACGGTAGATGTCCGAGGTCCCGACTTCCTCGGGCGCGACACCGCGCAGATAGAACAGCGCGAACCCGAACGGGGGCGTCAGGAAGGAGGTCTGCAGGTTGACCGCGATCATGATGCCCAGCCAGACCGGATCCACGCCCATCGCCAGCAGGACGGGCCCGACGATTGGCACTACCATGAAAGTGATCTCGATGAAATCGAGTACGAAGCCGAGGATGAACATCACCAGCATGACGGTGGTGATGGCCCCGAACCTACCGCCCGGCAGCCGGGTCAACAGGTCGTGGACCGCTATGTCGCCGCCGAAACCGCGAAATACCAGTGAAAATACCGAAGCGCCGATCAGGATCAGAAACACCATGCTGGTCACGCGGACGGTCGAACGCATGATATCCTGCAGCCGGGCCAGATCGATCTGCCGTTTCGCCACGGCCAGCAACAGGGCACCGACCGCCCCGACCGAGGCCGCCTCGGTCGGTGTGGCCAGCCCTCCGATGATGGAACCCAGGACCAAGACGATGAGGATCAAAGGTGGAAGCAGGGCCTTCAGCACCGAAGCCGCGCCGGGGCCCCCGGTAGCGTCGAGTTCCCTTACCGAGGGCATGCTTGACGGGCGGATCCGCGACATGGTCACGATGTAGAGCAGGTACAGCGCGACGAGCAGCAGGCCGGGCAGGATCGCGCCGGCGAACAGGTCGCCCACCGAAACGGTCTCGGGGGCGAAGATGCCCTGGTCGAGCTGGGACTGCTGGTAAGCCGATGAGACGACATCACCCAGCAGGACCAGAACGATGGACGGCGGGATGATCTGGCCCAGGGTCCCGGAAGCGCAGATCGTGCCGCTGGCGATGCTCGGATCGTAGCCGCGTTTCAGCATCGTCGGCAGAGACAACAAGCCCATAGTGACCACGGTCGCACCGACTATCCCGGTGCTCGCGGCCATCAGCATCCCGACCAGCAACACCGAGATACCCAGCCCCCCTGCCCTTGCGCCGAACACGTGCTCCATCGATTCCAGGAGATTCTCCGCGACGCGAGACCGCTCCAGGGTGACACCCATGAAAACGAACAGCGGCACGGCGATCAGCGTCACGTTGGTCATGATGCCGAAGACGCGGCTGGGCAGCGCCTGCAGATAGGCTGGATCGAACCCGCCTGCGAGCGTGCCCGCAAACGCAAAGAGGAGCGAGATTCCCCCCAGTGTGAAGGCCACGGGGTAACCCGCCAGCAGGACCGCCACTACGCAGCCGAACAGCGGTAACGCCATCATGCCTCAGGTCTCCGCATCCCCGTCCGCGACGAGTGTAAGGAGGCTCTTGGCCAGAATCGACAGGCCCTGCAGGATGAGCAGCAGCGGCATCAGGGGGATGAGGGTCTTCAGCAGGTAGACACCGGGCAATCCGCCGGCCTCGCGCGACCCTTCGTGAAGCACCCAGGCGACCCTGACGTAGTCCCAGCTCGACCAGATAAGGAACGCGCACAGGGGAAACAGGAACAGGACGGTCCCGAGCAGGTCGATCCAGGCGCGCCCCCGGGGGCCGAAGCGTCGGTAGAAGATGTCGACGCGGACATGGGCGTCGTACCGCAGCGTGTAGGCGGCGCCGAGCATGAAAACGGTGGCGTGCAGGTAGGTCACGGATTCCTGCATCGCGATCCAGCCCAGATCGAAACCGTAACGCAGCACGACGACGAGAAAGGTCACCAGAACCATCGCCAGGGTAAGCCAGGCGATCGCCGGTCCGGTCCACGCGCTGATTGTGTCCAATCCGCGCCGCGCCTTCCTCAGCGTATCGATCACTACTTGTAAATTCCTGCGGCTCGTTTGGCTTTGTCGGGATCGGGCGCAATATTAGCAGAACCTACAGGGAAAATGTGCCTTCGATGCAGGAATGCGCGAAGTGCTTCGGCTGTGTTTGTCACCGGTGAAGCGGTATGATTCTGCGCGATTACCCGACACGTTACCGGGAACCGATCCATGCCGAAACCCGAATCCGAACGTCCGCCCCTCGTCCTGGTCGACGGTTCCTCCTATCTTTATCGTGCCTTTCACGCGTTGCCGGCGCTCAGCAACGGAAAGGGACAGCCGACCGGGGCCGTCTACGGCG
This genomic stretch from Gammaproteobacteria bacterium harbors:
- a CDS encoding TRAP transporter large permease subunit gives rise to the protein MMALPLFGCVVAVLLAGYPVAFTLGGISLLFAFAGTLAGGFDPAYLQALPSRVFGIMTNVTLIAVPLFVFMGVTLERSRVAENLLESMEHVFGARAGGLGISVLLVGMLMAASTGIVGATVVTMGLLSLPTMLKRGYDPSIASGTICASGTLGQIIPPSIVLVLLGDVVSSAYQQSQLDQGIFAPETVSVGDLFAGAILPGLLLVALYLLYIVTMSRIRPSSMPSVRELDATGGPGAASVLKALLPPLILIVLVLGSIIGGLATPTEAASVGAVGALLLAVAKRQIDLARLQDIMRSTVRVTSMVFLILIGASVFSLVFRGFGGDIAVHDLLTRLPGGRFGAITTVMLVMFILGFVLDFIEITFMVVPIVGPVLLAMGVDPVWLGIMIAVNLQTSFLTPPFGFALFYLRGVAPEEVGTSDIYRGVIPFIAIQILALLLLAAWPGLATWLPSIIYGTPGGA
- a CDS encoding F0F1 ATP synthase subunit epsilon, which produces MAITMHCDIVSAEEEIFSGTVEMVFAPAEMGEVGIMPRHTPLISRLRPGEVRVQIDGKEDAFFYVSGGMLEVQPHIVTILADTAIRARDLDEAKAMEAKQHAEDILASKQTEFEEAKALAELVEAAAQLRMLQKVRAMRK
- the atpD gene encoding F0F1 ATP synthase subunit beta, with the protein product MSSGQIVEIIGAVVDVEFPRDALPKVNDALLVEGEGLTLEVQQQLGDGVVRTIAMGSTDGLKRGVAVNGMGAPISVPVGQATLGRILDVLGNPVDEAGPVETDKRLPIHRKAPTFAEQSPSIEILETGIKVIDLIMPIAKGGKIGLFGGAGVGKTVTLMELIRNIAIEHSGFSVFAGVGERTREGNDFYHEMKESNVLDKVALVYGQMNEPPGNRLRVALTGLTIAENFRDEGRDVLMFIDNIYRYTLAGTEVSALLGRMPSAVGYQPTLAAEMGVLQERIASTRTGSITSFQAVYVPADDLTDPSPATTFAHLDATLVLSRQIAELGIYPAVDPLDSTSRQLDPLVVGQEHYDTARAVQGTLQRYKELKDIIAILGMDELSEEDKLVVARARKIQRFLSQPFFVAEVFTGSPGKYATLKDTIRGFQGIVNGEYDHLPEQAFYMVGGIEEAVEKGENL
- a CDS encoding TRAP transporter small permease subunit, which produces MIDTLRKARRGLDTISAWTGPAIAWLTLAMVLVTFLVVVLRYGFDLGWIAMQESVTYLHATVFMLGAAYTLRYDAHVRVDIFYRRFGPRGRAWIDLLGTVLFLFPLCAFLIWSSWDYVRVAWVLHEGSREAGGLPGVYLLKTLIPLMPLLLILQGLSILAKSLLTLVADGDAET